A window from Mya arenaria isolate MELC-2E11 chromosome 9, ASM2691426v1 encodes these proteins:
- the LOC128246196 gene encoding putative nuclease HARBI1, with protein MADRQLDRYYRYRRFRLPRRPRVFTDRNNPLESLDVESVRKRYRFFPDSIMILVGIVEPTIGTATMRSNPLPPLLTVLCCLQFFATGAHHIVIAQAHGVSRSAVGKAIHAVSVILAGLLNRYVKFPTGLDIESVKRKFYSVAGFPNVVGAVDGTHVKIQAPPDNEADYVNRKGYHSLNVQMVCDANYRITDVIAKWPGSVHDSRMFSEGILCQKLETGQIDGLLLGDSGYPCRKYLMTPYANPRNLSEERFNTALCRTRVLIEQTFGMLKRRFAVLKYGIRTTPDRAAVYVASCAMLHNFGFEHGDVYGRQTYEDDDMPQVDNQGVDVNGRTQRDYITQRHFAV; from the exons atggcggacagACAACTTGACAGATATTACCGGTATCGTAGATTTAGGTTGCCTCGTCGACCGCGTGTATTTACCGACAGAAACAACCCTTTAGAGAGTTTAGATGTAGAGAGTGTCCGGAAAAGATATAGATTTTTTCCGGACTCAATCATGATATTAGTTGGAATCGTGGAGCCAACGATCGGTACAGCGACGATGAGGAGCAACCCGCTCCCCCCTCTCCTGACGGTATTGTGCTGCCTTCAGTTTTTTGCAACCGGAGCGCATCACATCGTAATTGCACAGGCTCATGGCGTGTCCAGGTCGGCTGTCGGCAAGGCAATTCATGCCGTATCTGTTATCCTTGCAGGACTGTTAAACAGATACGTTAAATTTCCAACGGGGTTGGATATTGAAAGTGTAAAACGAAAGTTTTACAGTGTCGCCG GTTTCCCAAATGTAGTTGGAGCAGTTGATGGCACTCATGTCAAGATACAGGCACCACCAGACAACGAGGCAGATTATGTGAATAGAAAGGGCTATCATTCCCTGAATGTACag ATGGTATGTGATGCAAATTACAGGATAACTGATGTTATTGCTAAATGGCCAGGATCTGTGCATGACAGTCGAATGTTCTCAGAGGGGATCTTGTGCCAGAAGTTGGAGACTG GACAAATTGATGGACTGCTGCTTGGAGACAGTGGGTACCCATGTCGAAAATACCTCATGACACCCTATGCGAATCCTAGAAATCTGTCGGAGGAAAg ATTCAACACAGCTTTGTGCCGCACCAGAGTGCTCATAGAACAAACATTTGGAATGCTGAAGAGGCGCTTCGCAGTACTGAAATACGGAATAAGAACGACACCAGACAGAGCGGCTGTTTATGTTGCCTCATGTGCAATGTTGCACAACTTTGGTTTTGAGCATGGAGATGTGTATGGACGCCAAACATACGAGGATGATGACATGCCACAAGTGGACAACCAAGGTGTTGATGTTAATGGGCGGACCCAAAGGGATTATATTACCCAAAGGCACTTTGCTGTTTGA
- the LOC128203445 gene encoding uncharacterized protein LOC128203445, translating to MSLEKQRTTWDEKERLCAVRLVIEQYDVLYGGFADGITFKEKSAAWNKVADDLNASSNVKRTPAEVKKLFQNVKSRAKKKYNENMATGGGPVGKITLAEEIVLEFLKDKPQLIGIPGGIESGVIEPVEDAASVADLVVQQAPMTESKHISTHQETVSVHAIEHPSVSHEHPDEPRVMQTNTKKRRRKCMDRIELTEELHDLEVCRARKEIELLDLKIAQQRELFQLKKSVLENAMRNANMDFNITFPGLGNESYNFS from the exons ATGTCGCTAGAAAAACAAAGGACGACCTGGGATGAAAAAGAGCGACTGTGTGCCGTGCGGCTAGTGATTGAACAGTACGACGTGTTATACGGAGGATTTGCCGACGGAATCACATTCAAAGAAAAGTCGGCCGCCTGGAATAAGGTGGCCGATGACTTGAATGC ATCAAGCAATGTAAAGCGGACACCTGCAGAGGTTAAGAAATTGTTCCAGAATGTGAAAAGTAGAG CCAAGAAAAAGTATAACGAAAACATGGCCACTGGTGGCGGTCCAGTTGGCAAGATAACACTGGCAGAGGAAATTGTCCTTGAATTTCTGAAGGACAAGCCCCAACTCATAGGGATCCCAGGCGGGATAGAATCTGGAG TGATAGAGCCTGTGGAAGATGCTGCCAGTGTTGCAGATTTGGTTGTGCAACAAGCCCCAA TGACAGAGAGTAAGCACATCAGCACGCATCAAGAAACAGTGTCAGTTCATGCCATTGAACATCCAAGTGTGTCCCATGAACACCCAGATGAACCCAGAGTGATGCAGACAAATACAAAGAAAC GTCGTAGGAAGTGCATGGATAGGATTGAGCTCACCGAGGAGCTTCATGACCTTGAAGTTTGCAGAGCAAGAAAGGAGATTGAacttttagatttaaaaatagctCAACAACGTGAACTTTTCCAATTGAAAAAATCTGTTCTGGAGAATGCCATGCGAAATGCTAACATGGATTTCAACATTACTTTTCCAGGATTAGGAAATGAAAGTTACAATTTTTCATAA